The Bicyclus anynana chromosome 4, ilBicAnyn1.1, whole genome shotgun sequence genome window below encodes:
- the LOC112045830 gene encoding uncharacterized protein LOC112045830 — translation MLCLRYCVVVIVQFYLTSAKFFDPEWDMPTEVELNKYLSVVEDTVDYCYRNKNKTDINSAFGLFMAKVNLAHVRRKGRDLPKNMDKRLITLTLKTDEILNVIKRKYEVSRKVRALNLMSLFNNATNWGENLSKFDYTVEMQYPLAQLEEMYSPFNLYLEKADKYFMWVPSPESSDECMESLAKNPTNRSPFSKRCDIRKSCYDIVKRGTDFGYALAHRLLILLAARLGRGCTVFSQHEDRALVKQFCSMAHAEAAYIAENNYGFIDLFMEIIGLCSIDGHAQFLHRIWLDNMMTFQTPDGCFQEVYYKKENIEDIRRSLVWTRVYNFKNILKGGCVEHTTAVAAVAFSAAVRFIVEQYY, via the exons atgTTATGTTTACGCTATTGTGTAGTTGTAATTGTTCAGTTTTACTTGACAAGTGCTAAGTTTTTTGATCCAGAGTGGGATATGCCGACTGAGGTGGAACTGAACAAATATTTGAGTGTCGTTGAAGATACCGTCGATTattgttatagaaataaaaataaaacagatatTAATTCTGCATTTGGTTTATTCATGGCTAAAG taaatcTGGCTCATGTTCGTCGAAAGGGAAGAGATCTTCCAAAAAATATGGATAAAAGACTAATAACACTTACACTGAAAACCGATGAGATTTTGAATGTAATCAAGAGGAAATATGAAGTGAGTAGAAAGGTCAGGG CATTGAATTTAATGAGTCTATTCAACAATGCAACAAATTGGGGTGAAAACCTTTCCAAATTTGACTATACGGTAGAAATGCAATATCCACTTGCCCAATTAGAAGAAATGTATTCCCCTTTTAATCTGTACTTGGAAAAAgcagacaaatattttatgtgGGTCCCGTCTCCTGAATCTTCTG ATGAGTGTATGGAGTCTCTGGCTAAAAACCCAACAAATCGGAGTCCTTTTTCCAAGAGATGTGACATCAGGAAGTCTTGTTACGATATTGTAAAGAGAGGGACGGACTTTGGTTATGCTTTAGCACACag ACTCTTGATCTTACTAGCTGCTCGTCTTGGGCGCGGTTGCACAGTTTTCTCTCAGCACGAAGATAGAGCACTGGTAAAACAGTTCTGTTCTATGGCCCATGCTGAAGCGGCTTACATTGCTGAAAATAACTACGGATTTATCGATCTATTTATGGAAATCA TTGGTCTCTGCTCTATCGACGGTCACGCCCAATTTCTTCATCGTATTTGGCTAGATAATATGATGACATTTCAAACACCAGATGGTTGTTTCCaagaagtatattataaaaaggagaaCATAGAGGATATACGCCGATCACTCGTATGGACTCGAGTGTATAATTTCAAGAATATCCTGAAAGGCGGATGCGTTGAACATACGACTGCCGTGGCTGCTGTGGCGTTCTCTGCTGCTGTTAGATTTATTGTAGAACAATATTACTGA
- the LOC112045823 gene encoding thioredoxin-like protein 1, with the protein MGATVIENEAHFQSEMANAGTKLVVVDFTATWCPPCQRISPFFEQLPAKFPRAVFLKVDVDRCAETASAQGISAMPTFIFFRNRTRIDRLQGADTASLENKVRQYYGTEDSGDDDNSVAGHMDLTTFITKSECECLNEADDHPLAQALTSGGGYLASDCDEQLIINLSFNQLVKIHSVKIKAPLDKGPKFVKLFINQPRTLDFDQASGNASIQDLELTPSDLEGNPVPLKFVKFQSVQNIQLFIKDNQSGGEVTQIDHLVLYGSPISTTNMGEFKRVAGKRGESH; encoded by the exons ATGGGTGCAACAGTGATCGAAAATGAAGCTCATTTCCAATCGGAAATGGCTAATGCCGGCACAAAGTTAGTTGTTGTCGACTTTACAGCGACATG GTGTCCACCGTGCCAGCGTATTTCGCCGTTCTTTGAGCAACTACCGGCAAAGTTTCCTCGTGCTGTGTTCCTCAAAGTCGACGTAGATAGGTGCGCCGAAACAGCCAGTGCTCAAGGAATAAGTGCTATGCCCACATTCATATTTTTCAGAAATAGA ACAAGGATTGACCGGCTACAAGGTGCAGACACTGCATCCCTAGAGAACAAAGTGCGACAGTATTATGGTACTGAAGACTCTGGAGATGACGACAACTCTGTTGCTGGCCAT atGGATCTAACGACATTCATCACTAAGAGTGAATGTGAATGTCTGAATGAGGCAGATGATCATCCTCTAGCACAAGCATTGACCAGCGGAGGAGGCTACCTCGCCAGCGATTGTGATGAGCAGCTCATCATAAATTTATCCTTCAATCAG CTGGTAAAAATACACTCTGTGAAAATCAAGGCTCCTCTTGACAAGGGGCCCAAGTTTGTGAAGCTCTTCATCAACCAACCAAGAACTCTGGATTTTGATCAGGCATCAGGAAATGCATCTATTCAAGATTTGGA ATTGACTCCAAGTGACTTGGAAGGGAATCCTGTTCCCCTGAAGTTTGTCAAATTCCAGAGTGTTCAAAACATTCAATTGTTCATAAAAGATAATCAATCAGGTGGCGAAGTGACACAAATCGACCACCTTGTGCTGTACGGCTCACCCATCTCCACCACAAACATGGGTGAATTTAAACGGGTAGCAGGGAAAAGGGGTGAAAGTCACTAG